In Pelmatolapia mariae isolate MD_Pm_ZW linkage group LG8, Pm_UMD_F_2, whole genome shotgun sequence, one genomic interval encodes:
- the LOC134633863 gene encoding cartilage-associated protein-like, whose protein sequence is MVTLCAKVDSLLTLLCVTFVFMTEAQYENYNFRNFSGEDLMPLTAAYGKALDYYAAGNWTESIQYLELSLRLHRLLKDSVRHCASHCNSSKHDDESFAGYPDLRVYWNVMMKATCQKKCRALFPAFQLPPPGREILEDFSRRSPYRYLHFAHSQLNDLQRAVPCAHTFLQRNPEDQQMQQLMEEYKSKYDLSGYLIDQEERPYETSFLRGVKLVGSGNYSSGVQELEEALWLYFQEYDLCQAECEGITQLLPDRDFYAVIADAYIDTLRCKLSCEENLTPNIGGYFVVKFVPTVYHYLQYAYYKLNDGRSAVPCAYSYFLFEPEDPVMKQNLLYYKAYSQQWGLQSNHFTPRMEAFKHYNQTIMQKKMLAFAETYLGLSDEDFLGPEEAARSAPDSPDAEFEGIGDYEESIYANWKQLKGKGDAGESDI, encoded by the exons ATGGTGACATTATGCGCAAAAGTAGACTCGCTGCTAACACTGCTTTGTGTGACCTTTGTTTTCATGACAGAGGCACAATATGAAAACTACAATTTCAGAAATTTTTCCGGGGAGGACCTCATGCCCCTCACCGCTGCGTACGGGAAGGCGCTGGATTATTACGCAGCGGGAAACTGGACGGAATCGATCCAGTACTTGGAATTAAGCCTACGTTTGCACCGGCTTCTGAAGGACAGCGTGAGACACTGCGCGAGCCACTGTAACTCCAGCAAGCATGACGACGAGTCTTTTGCTGGATACCCGGATCTCCGCGTCTACTGGAACGTTATGATGAAGGCGACCTGTCAGAAGAAATGCAGGGCGCTTTTCCCCGCGTTCCAGCTGCCTCCTCCCGGCCGAGAGATCCTGGAGGATTTCAGCAGAAGATCTCCCTACAGATACCTGCACTTTGCTCACTCACAG ctgaatgacctgcagagggCGGTACCATGCGCCCACACCTTCCTCCAGAGGAACCCTGAGGACCAGCAAATGCAGCAGCTGATGGAGGAATACAAGAGCAAGTATGACCTGAGCGGCTACCTCATCGACCAGGAAGAACGACCCTACGAG ACGTCGTTTCTGAGAGGAGTGAAACTTGTGGGTTCGGGCAACTACAGCAGCGGTGTTCAAGAGTTGGAGGAAGCTCTGTGGCTCTACTTCCAGGAATATGACCTGTGTCAGGCCGAATGTGAAGGGATCACTCAACTTTTACCAGACAGAGACTTCTATGCAGTCATAGCAG ATGCCTACATTGACACATTAAGGTGCAAACTGAGTTGCGAAGAAAACCTGACACCGAATATTGGGGGTTATTTTGTAGTGAAATTTGTGCCCACTGTTTACCACTACCTCCAGTATGCCTATTATAAGT TGAACGATGGCCGCAGTGCCGTGCCCTGTGCGTACAGCTACTTCCTGTTCGAGCCTGAGGACCCAGTCATGAAGCAGAACCTGCTATATTATAAAGCCTACAGTCAACAGTGGGGGCTTCAGTCCAACCACTTTACCCCCAGGATG GAAGCTTTCAAACACTACAACCAGACAATAATGCAAAAAAAGATGTTGGCATTTGCAGAAACATACTTAGGTCTGTCTGATGAG GACTTTCTAGGACCAGAGGAGGCTGCACGCTCGGCCCCAGACTCTCCTGATGCTGAGTTTGAAGGTATTGGAGATTATGAGGAGTCAATTTACGCAAACTGGAAGCAACTGAAGGGCAAAGGGGATGCTGGCGAGTCAGACATCTGA